GAACCTAAAGTTCCGGAGGTTGAGCCTTGGAATACATTAGAGATGCTAAATAAGGAAAAAGAAGTGGTTGGCTTTTATATTTCTGGACATCCATTGGATGATTACAAACTTGAAATGGAAAGCTTCTGTAACTTTAATATTTCTGAGATTAAAGATTTCCCAGCAATTAAGGGAAGAGATATTCTTATTGCTGGTATGGTAGCGCAGGTAGAGCACCGATTCACAAAAGGAGGTAAGCCTTTTGGTACTATTACCTTAGAAGATTATCACGACCAAATTACCTTTTTCTTATTTGGCGATGATTACCCAAAGTTTAAGGCCTATATGACTGAGGGCTGGTTTATCTATGCTCAATGTAGGGTTCAAGAGCGAAAATGGAGTAAAGAAAATGAACTAGATATTAAGTTAGTGAATGTGGAATTGCTTTCTGAAATAAAAGAAAAAGCCATTCGTTCAGTGTGTGTGAATATAGAATTAGACGATTTAACACCGGATATTATTAACAGAATTCAGGCTTTAGCAGAGGATAATGTTGGTAAACATAACCTAAAAATTATAGTAAACGATTCATCTGAAGGGTATGCGGTTTCTTTACGTTCAAAGAAATTTAAAATCAGTCTTGATGAAGATTTTATATTTGGTCTAAAACAAATTCCAATGTTGGAAATTCAAATCAATTAATTGTGTAATTTTGTGACAGGAAATAATCCAAATTAAATAATAAAAAAATCGATAAAATGGCATTAGAAATCACTGACAAAAATTTTAAGGAAGTAGTATTAGATTCTGACAAACCTGTATTAGTTGACTTTTGGGCGACATGGTGTGGTCCTTGTAGAATGGTTGGTCCTATTGTTGATGAATTATCAAACGATTATGAAGGAAAAGCGGTAGTAGGTAAGGTTAATGTTGACGATAATTCTGCAGTACCTTCAGAATATGGTATTAGAAACATTCCTGCACTGTTAATTTTCAAAAATGGTGAGATTGTTGATAAGGTAATCGGTGCCGTACCAAAAAATGTATTAGCTGAAAAATTAGACGCTCAGCTGTAATAGTTTTTTAAATGATAAAAAAGGGCGTTAAGCCCTTTTTTTTTGAGATGATTGATAGAAAACACATAGAGAAATTTAAAAATTTAGAGCTGCTTGCTAATCAAGTAGTAGAAGGTTTTATTACTGGACTTCACAAAAGTCCTTTTCATGGATTTTCTGTTGAGTTTGCAGAGCATAGACTTTATAATTCTGGAGAAAGTACGCGTCATATTGATTGGAAGTTATTCGCTCGAACAAACAAGTACTTTGTTAAACGCTATGAGGAGGAAACTAACCTAAGATGTAGGA
Above is a genomic segment from Flavobacteriales bacterium containing:
- the trxA gene encoding thioredoxin; protein product: MALEITDKNFKEVVLDSDKPVLVDFWATWCGPCRMVGPIVDELSNDYEGKAVVGKVNVDDNSAVPSEYGIRNIPALLIFKNGEIVDKVIGAVPKNVLAEKLDAQL